TTCTGAAGTTGATTCTAATGGAGTACCATTTAAGTTTGTTAAAATTAGAATTCTTATTGCAGCTTCTGGAGAAGTAGATTCAATAGTTATTGATCCTGAAGTTGATATTGAAAAAACATTTTTTTATTTTGTAAAAGGTTTTAGTAAAATTGATAATTCTAATGAAGGACCATCTTCTGATACAGTTAATTTCACTTTAGTTAAAAAACCTATTTTGCAGTTTCCAAAAGGTGAAGTAACTGATAGTGTTTCTACATTTACATTTAATAATATATCTGGAGGTGAGGTTTCAATTCAAGTATATGAGGTAGATCATGATGAAAAAAATATTCCATTAGATACATTATGGCAAGAGAAATTTTCAATTCCATTATCAAATTCAATTCAAAAAATTGGTTATAATGGAAAGAGATTAATCAATGGTAGAACTTACAAATGGAGATTAGATAAAACATTTGGAAACAATCCTCGAGCAGCTTCATCAAAGTGGAGTATATTTAATTATAAATAAAATAATTAAACATATAAATTTTACAATTTAACCATTCTTTAGAAGAATAATATCAAATCAATTTTTGCAAAAATTTAATACATATTTAAAATCATTAAAAATTGATTTTCTAACAATTGTAATTGCACTTATTGGAACTTTAATTGCTCTATACTCAGCAGAATCACTTCAAGAAATTGCTTTATCTTTAAAAACAAGTATTCCAATTGAAATTATTTTTATAGGTATTCCATTAGGGATTTTAGTAGTTTATTGCATTTGGTTAAATGAAAAAATTTGGGTTTATGCAGTAATATTAATGCACTGTTTAATTCTTGTAAATCAGAAAGAGGGAATAGGTATTCAAGAGGTAATGTTTTCAGTTTCAGTTTTAGTTGGGCTTCCAGTTTGGTTTATTAAAGAATTGATAATTCATAAAAGAAAAATTGCTAAAACTGGATTTGATGTGTTGTTATTATCTTTCTTTATAATTATGAGTGTTACATCATTTATTACAATGATGTTAAATAATGGTAACCCTTTAAATTATATAAAAGAATGGGTTATCATATTAGATTTTTTAATGTTTTTTCCTATTAGGAATTCTTTAAATTCAAAGAAAGATATACAAATATTACTATTAATGTTAATTCTCTTAGCATTAATAAATGGCATTACAAATTTAGTATATTATCGTCAAAATATATTAAAAGCTGCTTTTCAATGGGAAATTTTGGCAGGTCGTAAAACAGCAAATGAGCCAATTTCAATCGTACTTTTAATTATTGGTTCAACAATCTTTGCACATGCTAAAGCAAAAAAAATGCTTTTAATATCATTGATTCTTTCAGCATTGGGTTTGTTGTTTTTAACCATTTCATTTTCAAGGGGACCAATTGTAAGTGGATTAATAGCAGTTGTTATTATGACCACTAGGATTAAATTTAAAAATTCAATAAAAACTTATTTAGCAATAATTGTATCAGTACTTTTAGGGGCTGGATTAATGTATGTTCTATTTCCTAATATTATTAAGAACATTGGTATAGCAGTTTCATCAAGGCTTGGTAGCGTTGCTTCTGTTGCAAGTGATGTATCATTAGGGTCAAGGGTAGCTGAATCAACTACAATTCTTAAAGGATACATTGCAAGATCACCAATTTTAGGTGTAGGTTTTGGTGTTAATTATAGTTTTTATGACCCATTAACTCAAGAAACTATTACAAGGTCTTATATACATAATGGTTATATATGGTCGTTGTTTAAATTTGGAATCCCAATTGCAATTTACTTTCTATTTCTACTTTTATATCCAATTTTTATTCTTTTATATAATAATGATAAAAGTGATGAGTTTAAAAGAGCACTTTCAGCTGGTGTAATTGGTTATATTATTTGTGCATTAATTATGAATAATACATCAAGTCAATTTACTCAATATGCTGGTGCGTTAAATATGATGCTTGCATGGGTTTTTACAGATTACGTATGTAGAAATAAAGATAATGAAATTACAACAAAAGATAATTTGAAAGAATTAAATTAAAATAGGCTAAGAATATATATATATCTTAGCCTACAATCGTCTACAATTTTTTTTGAAATTTATTCCTTCTCAAAATCTATGTCCTTATATTCCAATTTAATCGCTTTTGCATTAGCTAATGCAGATTGAATTCTCTGATTAACTTTATTAGCATATCTAATTTTTAAATAAGCAAATTCATTATCAAATTTCTTTTTTAAAATATCAGCTAAATCATGTAAACCAGAAACAACATAATAATTTTCTAAAGGGAGTTTAATCAACTGTTCAACAAAAGTATCTTCTATAGCAGATATAATGCGATCTTTAAGTGTTTGAATTCCTAAACCCTTTTGAGCAGAAATTGATATAGATGTTGAATCTAAATTCCTTAAGTCAAATAACCTTTCATCATCTTTAACTAATTTATCAATTTTGTTAAGAACCATTATAATTGGAATGTTCTGGGCATCAATTTGGGAAAGAGTTTCGTTTACAACTTGAATTTGATCTAGTGCACTTACTTGAGTTGAATCAACAACATGTAACAATAAATCAGCTTCTTTAACTTCTGATAAAGTAGATCTAAAACTAGCAATTAAATGTTGTGGTAATTTTCTGATAAATCCTACTGTATCTGAAAGTAACATTACTCTTCCATGTTCTAGATCTACTGAACGGACAGTTGCATCCAAGGTTGCAAAGAGTTGATTCTCAACATAAACTCCAGCTCCAGACAATTCATTCATTAATGTAGATTTGCCAGCATTAGTATAGCCAACAAGTGCAACTCTAAACTTATCACCACGACCTTTACGTTGTGTTTCTCTTTGGGTTTCAATTTTATCAAGCTTTTCTCTAAGTAATGCAATGCGAATTTTAATTGCCCTTCTGTCAGTTTCTATTTGGGTTTCACCCGGACCTTTAGTTCCAATCCCTCCAAATTGTTTTGATAAATGTGTCCACATCCTTGTTAAACGAGGCATCAGATATTGCAATTGAGCCAATTCAACTTGAGTTTTAGCTTCGCTTGATTTTGCACGAGAAGAAAAAATATCTAATATTAATCCTGCTCTATCAAGAACTTTAATCTTGAATTGAGTTTCAAGGTTCCTAATTTGAACTGGTGAAAGTTCATCATCAGCAATGAACAAAGTAATTTTATCTCTTTCAATTATATCTCGTATCTCTTCCATTTTACCTTTTCCAATGTAGTATCTACCATCTGGATGTGGCAAAATCTGCATAAATTTATCCACAACTAAAGCTCCAGCCGTATCAGCTAATAATGCTAATTCTTCTAAATGTTCCTCTACAATTTCTTTAGTATTTGGATAAACTACAATACCAACTAATACTGCTCTTTCAACTTCAATTTCTGTTGAATGAATAATTTGCTTTCCTTTAATAATTTTCCCGCTAACCTCATTGGTTTGCTCTTCTAATTGGTTTGTACTCAATAATTTTGTGGTATAATTCTAAAATTTGAAAAACTTGTTTAACTTAAAATGTTCAATTACTTATAAATTGAAAAATTTTGATTTTTTAAATTAGAAAAAATAAAACTTTTAATATAAAGATATATAGATTACTTGTATAAAATATGAATTTGTTACAATAGTAATTTTAAATAAAATATTTATTGGTGTAATTCCTCAAATTAATAGTAATTATTTTCTATTTATTTTAATAATAAAAGATAATTAATTTAAACATTAAAAAAACACTCAAGGAATTTACTACTAGTAGTTAATTCTTTGAGTGTTTTTAATTTTGTAGCGGGAGCCGGACTTGAACCGACGACCTTCGGGTTATGAGCCCGACGAGCTACCAACTGCTCCATCCCGCGATATAAACTCAGACTAAAAGTCTGAGTTACAAAAATACACTAAATAATTTCTTTACACTAAAGAAATCTAAAATGATTCTATTGAGCTTCAGATTTTTTATCAACAACAAAGACTTTTAAAGTAGCAATAACTTCAGGATGTAACTTTACCTGAACGTCATGCGCTCCGAGAGTTTTGATTGGTTCGCTCAAAACTATAGTTTTACGATCTACAGTATGACCTTGACGAGAAAGTTCATCGGCAATCATAGCTGTTGTAATAGAACCAAAAATTCTTTCATCTTCACCTACTTTAACCCCAAGAGTTACAGATACATTCTCTAAAAGAGCTGCTTTAGCTTTAGCATCATCAGTGAATTTAACCATTTTAATAAGGTAACGTTTTTTTTCACTTTCAATAGCTCTAATAGCACCTGGGCTAGCACGGTAAGCAATGTCTCTTGGTATTAGAAAATTACGAGCATATCCGTCCTTTACTTCTATTGTTTCTCCTATTGTACCAAGATTTTCTTGATTTTGTCTTAATATAACTTTCATGATATTGTATAATTTTATTATTTACTAAACATCTCGAGATGCATCTCCAACTTCAGACATTGTTGAGAAATCATCTGTTGAAGCACTCCAAGAATCAACTTCATATGAACTATCTTCAAAAACTGTTACACCTTCATCCTCGTGAGTTGTACCATCTGTACTTACTCTTTTATTTAAGAACTGAATTCTTCTTGCTTTGATTTCAACTGTTGATCTGGTTGAACCTTCTTCACTTTGCCAAGAACGACTTTGTAGCTCACCTTCAACAACAACTGCACTTCCTTTATGAAGTTTTGATGAACAACTTTCTGCTAGTTTATTCCATGCAACAACACCTACATAACAAACATCTTCTTGCCATTTATTGTCACTTCCACGAAATTTTCTGTTTGAAGCAATTGAAAAATTTGCAACTGGTGTACCATTTCTAGTTGATCTAACTACTGGATCTTTTGTTAGATTTCCTGCAATCATTACGGAGTTTAACTCCGGCATCTTAATTTCTGCCATAATTTTGTTTCAACGTTAATTAAATTTATTTCAACATTAATTTTAATAATAAGAAAAATTAGTTCTGAGTATCAACTGGAGGAGGATTTAAAAGTCTTTCTATATCTGCAGCAACTTTATTTAATGCTTCAATCGATTCAGAACGTTTTTTCAATTCCTTTTCATCCATATTAATAATTAAATAACGCATTATATCATTATCAATATAAAAATGACGCTCTAATAGATGAACGAAGTTCCCTGGTGCATCAACACCTAATTGAAAGTAATATCCATTTGTTTTCTTATCAATTATATATGCAAGTTTCTTTCTTCCCCAATGATCGGTACTTTTTACAGTCCCTTCATGTTTCCCAATGAACTCTGTTGTTCTGTCAATTATTACTTGAATTGCTTTATCATCAAAGTTTGCATCAAGAATAACTGTAATTTCATAAAAATTGTTTGTTGCCATTTTATCCTCCTATGGATGTTTATTTATTGTTTTGTTTTTTTTAACAGCTCAAATTTTAATTTAACTTGAGCAGGAGTTCTATTATAAAATAAATTTAATGAATAATCTATAAATCTATTTTATATTTCATCTAACATTAATCAGTATTTGAACTATTCAAATTAAAATCAGTAATAACCTTAATCTTTTGATTTACAGTAATCATTGCTTGTTCAGTTCCTTCAACTAAAAATAATTTTATTGCTTCAACAGATTTTAATATCATTTCTTGTACAATTTCTATTGAATTGGGAGGAAACTCAGAAAGAACATATTCTGCTAATTCACCTCTAGTAAAATCGTTTCCAATTCCAAATTTAAGTCTAGGAAAATTAGTTGTCCCTAAATAATCCACAATATTCTGTATTCCATTATGACCACCAGAAGATCCAAATGCACTTAATTTTATTCTACCTAAAGATAATTGAATTTCATCAGCAATTACTAAAATATTATTAGTACTAATATTGTACAAATTTAGAATTTGTTCAACTGCAATTCCACTAAGATTCATAAAAGTAGTTGGCTTAACCAATAATATTTTTTTGTTAGAAAAACTTGCATTCGTAAAGTAAAAATCACCTTTACCAGCTTGATACTCTTTAGCTCCAACTTGTCTAGCAAATTCATCCAACACTAACCAACCAATATTGTGCCTTGTTTTTATGTACTTATCACCAGGATTGCCAAGACCAATAATAACATTCATAATCTGTTAATCCCAAAAAAAAATTTACTTAGCTTTAGCAGCTTTACCTTTGATTATAACCTCAGGTTGGTTGCTTGTTGATGCAGCTGATTCATCCTTTGGTGGAACAACTGTAACAATTGTAATTTTACTTGAAGAAGTTATTTTTATATTTTCAAGTTTTAAATCGCTAACGTGAATTGAATGTCCAACTTGAAGAGTAGAAATATCAACTGCAATATGTTCTGGCATATTTGCTGGTAAACACTCGATTTGTAATTTATGAGCAATAAACTCAAGTTTACCCCCCTCTTTTACTCCTATTGATTGTCCTTTTAATACTACTGGAACCTCAACACGAACAGTCTCATCACCTGAAACTCCCTGTAAATCAAAATGAACTATTCTATCTGTTGTTGGATGAAAGTCGTATGTTTTCATGATGCAAGTTCTATCTTCTTCACCATCAAGAATTAATTTGACAATATGTGATTCTGCAGTATAGATTAATGGACGTAAATCTAATTCTTTTACAGAAATTGAGATTGGTTCTTCACCTTTATGGTAATAAATTCCTGGTATAGTGCCTATTCTGCGCATATCGCGTGCAGCACATCTTCCTGACTCTCTTTTGAGAGCATTTAATTTAATTTCGCTCATTGCTTCGGTTCGTTTAGTATAACTACTTGATTAATGAGTAGGTATTTGTTATTTTGAAATCTATTAATTATTTCAGTTTTAATTGAATTAATTAATCTTATATAAATTATTTTTTTTATTTATAATAATAAATTTTAATCATCAAACAAAGTTGATACTGAAGCATTCCCATTTATCCTCAAAATTGCATCTGCAAATAAATCTGCAACTGACTTGATTAAAATTTTATCTGAATGTTTTTTTAATGGTAAAGAATCAGTTGCAACTAAAAGTTCTAAAGCTGAGTTTTCTATAAGCTCATATGAATTCCCACTTAATACTGGGTGAGTACATGCTCCATAAATTTTCAAAGCTCCTCTTTCTTTAATTGCGTTTACTGCATTAATAAAAGTGCCACCAGTATCAATCATATCATCAATTACTAAAATATCTTTTCCTTCCACTTCACCTACAAGGTGCATAACTTCAGCTACATTTGGCTTTGGTCTTCTTTTATCAATAAAAGCTAAACCTGCACCTAACCTTTTTGCATATGCTCTTGCTAATTTAAGTCCGCCAACATCTGGTGAAACAACTGTTAAATTCTCCAAGTTCAAATTTTTAAAATGACTTGAAATAACAGGAGAAGAATATAAATGGTCAAATGGAATATCAAAAAAACCTTGTATTTGAGGGGCATGTAAATCCATTGTGATAACTCTATCAGCCCCAGCTTGAGTGATTAAGTTTGCTACTAATTTAGCAGTAATTGCAACTCGAGGTTTATCTTTTCTATCTTGCCTTGCATAACCAAAATAAGGAATAACAGCTGTAATTCTTTTTGCTGAAGCCCTTCTAGCGGCATCAATTAACATCAAAAATTCCATTAAGTTGTCTGCTGGAGGCTGAGTGGATTGAACTATAAATAAATCAACACCACGAATGTTCTCATCATATTTTACCCATATTTCTCCATCTGAAAAATTCCTAATAATTACTTTTGATAATGTTGTTCCAGCTGATGAAGCAACCTTTTCGGCAAAAATCTGATTTGACCTTCCGCTTACAATCTTTAGCATAAGTAATCTAAAACGAGTTATCTAAAAATTAAATATAATTTAAATTAATATTTAATTTGTTGTTAACAATGTATAAATCTGGAACCTAATTTCTTTGCTGGGGCGGAAGGACTCGAACCTACGAATGCCGGTACCAAAAACCGGTGCCTTACCACTTGGCGACGCCCCAATTGAATTTTCTAAAAAAGCGAGCGCAAATATAAGTCTTTTAAATAAATAAGATGTAAAATTATTTTAATCGTTTTTATAAATAATTTTTTTATTTCCTAAAAGACTTACAAAAAATAATTTTCTTCTATTCATAAAAGTAAATTTATTACTTTCGTATTAAATAGTATAAAAAAACTCCTTACTAAAATTTTCAAATTTTTAGTAAGGAGAACATAAAATATTATTTTAATTTACTTTACAACAGTCATGACTTTACTCTTTGTGATATTACCTGACTTAATAGAATAAATGTAATTACCTGCATCTAAACCTTTAGTATCAATTTTATAAGAAGTTTGACCTGGTTGTAATTGTGAAACAAAAACCACTTTTCCATCCATAGTATTCAATACAAATGTAGCATCAATTCCATTGACAATACCATCAAATGGAACTATAGTACCATTGCTAGAAGGATTTGGAAAGTTTTGCCCAAGGTTGACTCCTTGAGCTAATGCGTCTTTTACAGAAACTCCAGTTGTTGTCTTTTCAAAAATTGGTAATTGATCAAAATGACGAGGTAATGGTTTGGGTTGAATCTGAGATTCACTTGCTCCATACCATTGCCCTAAAACACTTGAATAAATCTGACGAAAATCATACTGCATTTTAATATTTTTATTTTCATCTAAATCAGTTAAATTAGGTTCGCGACCAATAATACCTCCAATAACACCTGTACCAAAAACAAATTGTGGAGCAGCTGAACCATGGTCAGATCCACCACCATTTGAAGCTGGTCTTCTGCCAAATTCAGAAATTGTCATTGCACAAACCTTTTTATCTAATCCAAAAGCTTCTAAATCTCTTTGTAAAGCTAATACACATCCAGCTAAATCATCTAATAAAACTTCGTGTCTTTGAATTTGATCGGAGTGAGTATCATACCCACCAACATTTACAATGTACATTGATGTTTTCATTCCAGATGCAATTAACCTAACAACGCTTGCTAGTGAAGCCCCTAACTGACTTCCTGTTGGGTAAGTTACTTTATTTGCAGTAACTTTTTTTGAAGCATCCGAAATTGAATTTAAGAATACATTCGATTGTTGGATAATTGATCTAACATATTCTTCTTCATCTCCAGCATGAGTTTTTGCAATTGTATCAGTTACATCTGGTTGGCCTGGAATATAGCTAGTATCTTGAATAGCAACTCCCATATTTCCATTTACACCTATACATGTTGTTGATAAGTACTGACCAAATTCAATTGCAAATGGATCCTTAGGCATAACATTCGGATAATCTGGATGAACTTCTTCAAGATATTTTCCATACCATCCAGTATTTTCAAAGATATTGTAGTCGCTAGCTGATAGCCAAATATCAGTAGATCTGAAATGAGATAAAACTTGATTTGGATAAGCAACATTTTCAATTATTGACATTTTACCTTCTTTATACAAATCCAGTAATGGCTTAAATGAAGGGTGCATACCCAGAGTAGTTGAATCAGGTAATTTAATAACCTCAGATTCAGCAATAGCAACAGAATCTGAAGAACGTAAATTATAGTAATTACTATCTTTATAAGGAATAATTGTATTTAATCCATCATTACCACCGGCAAGCCTAATAAGTATCATTATATTATCATTATTAGATCCAGATATTTTCATAAAGGGTGAGCCTTCTGGAGCAGCTGCAAATGCTCGTAGTTTCGGCATACCTAAAGCAATTGGAAGTACAATTCCAGTTGAAGCAAGTCTTTGAATAAAATTTCTACGTTTCATATATTTGTTAGATTTTGTAATTAAAATTTTTAAAAGATCTAGATACTATACTGTTCTTAATTGATAAAACATGTCTGAAATTAAGTTAGCTGCATTTTAGCTAATACTGCAACTGCTTTAATATATTTTTTAATTCTTTCTCCTGCTTTTTGTGCTGGATCATCAATTTTCCATTCGTAATCTACTCCTCCATCTAATAAAGTATTAAATAATAAAGTAGCTTCTTTAGAACTTGGCTTAGTGCTCAAGAAAAATTGATTCATGTTATCAGCTAATTTGTGAATATCATCGTAATCTGGAAATCCTTTTGCAAATGAAATTGGATCAAATGTATAAATCTGTGTCTGTTTATTATTTATTTTACTAGTTATTTTACCATCCATAACATCTAACAAAAATTTATGCCTTGTTGGTAATGTAGATACGCTAATCCAAAGTCTTCCTCCTTCCCATCCTTTAACATTTGGTGGATTTGCAATTTCTTGACCAATAGTTGTTAATCTAGTATTTAAATTTGATGATAACCTACTTGTATCAGATAAAGTAAAATCTGGAATTCCATTTAAAGATAATGACCTTACTAAGCCTATCATATAATCAAAAGGACTTTTATCTATTGCCCCTAAATTTGACTCATCATAAAAATGAGCACTTCTTAACAACAAATTTAAAACAGTTTTTACATCCCAATTTGCATCAACAAAAGTTTTTGCCATATCACCTATGGCACCTCTATCTGGTACATTATAAACAAATGCCTTATAAATCTTTTCACAAATAAATTTAGAAATAGAATCTCCTCTTTCACTGAACATTAAATCTACAACATCATCAACTTTCCATTTACCAGTTTTGCCATAAATAGTTTTATCACCTGGATCCCATGTAGCAGGGAAAAAAGTAGAGGTCAATGTTCTATAAAGATTTGTTCTGAAATCAGTTCCTCCCTTCGGACTTAGAGTTAAATTCCAACCACTAATAGCTCTTGCCATTTCAGAAATATCTTTCTGTGTGTAATTTTCTTTACCATTCCAATCATAAACTCCCATAGTGAAAAGTTCTTGAACTTCACGTGCGTAGTTCTCATTTATTCCAGGCTTTTTAGCGTTATATACATTTTTAACCCCATCTAAATAAATTAGCATTGAAACATCAGTTGTTACATCTCTAACCATTTGTTTAAAATTACCATAACCTTTAGTTCTAAACATTTGTGATAAATAATTCATAAACTCTGCATATCTAACAGTATCTGAATCTGTTACAAAGTGGTTACTCCAAAACTGAACCATTTTTTCTTGTAATGTTACAGGTTGGTTAACCATGGTTTTTAATAACCATCTTTGATATTGAATTTTATGTGCAGTATATAGAATATTGAAATCCTGTAGTTGTTGTTGGGTAGGTGGGCTTCCTTCAGGTTTAACTTGCGGTTCTTGATTTATCCAAGTGCTTAACTCATCAAGTGGTGGAGTCCAAGACGCAAATAATGTTTTAACAGTTTTATCAAGTCCATCAGAAACTGCTTTTCTAATCTCAGAATCTTTTACACCATACATACACCTTCTTAACAAGTGTGCGGCTTGCTTATACGTCCATTCGCCAGTGTATGATTCCATCCCGACCGATAAAGTTCTTGTTTCAGAACTATGATTCTGACTTTTATTAAATTGTACCAGATTACTTTTTAAAATTATTCTGGTAGGAAATGTTAACAATTCTCTTCGATTCATATTGTTTGAAAATTTATTTAATAATTAAAATCTATTAAAAGAAAATAAAATGACACCTAATAAAGTTAGAATATTTCATAGAATGTAATTTATTATTAAGTTACCATAATTTAATATAGGTTCCATTGAAATGAATATATTTTTAAATAATTAATAATAATTGTTAGATACAAATTAAGAGAAATACTATTCAAGTTGATGATTATAGTTAATTTTGTAGTTCAAAATTTATACTTCCTTAAAATTGAAAAATTTAACAATTGGTTCCAGAGGTAGTCTTTTAGCTATTTGGCAGGCAAAACATATAAAACAAAAATTAGAACAAAGCAACCCAAATCTAATTTGTGAAATTAAAATTATTAACACAAAAGGTGATTTAGTTTTAAATAAATCACTTGGTGAAATTGGTGGTAAAGGCTTATTCACAAAAGAATTGGAAAATGCTTTGTTGGAAAATGAAATAGATATTGCAGTACATTCTTTAAAGGATTTGCAAACAGAAATGCCCGAAGGCTTAATATTAGCTTGTGTGCCATCAAGGGGTAGAACTGAAGATGTATTAATTGCAAAGCCTGGTATAACTCTAAATAATTTAATTAATGGGGCGAAAATTGCAACAGGTTCTGTTAGACGAAAATCACAACTACTTGCTATTCGACCAGATTTTAATATTGTAGATGTAAGAGGAAATGTCCCAACTAGAATACAAAAATATAAGGATAATAATTGGGATGGAATGATACTTGCTTTGGCAGGACTTGAAAGGCTAGGTATTACTGAGAACATAGGGGAAGTAATTCCAGTTGATGTAATGATTCCAGCAGTTGCTCAAGGTGCTTTGGGCATACAATCTTTAGAAAATAATATTGAAGTTATTGATTTGCTCAAGAGTATTGAAGATGAAAATACTAGGCTTTGTGTGGATTGCGAACGTGAGTTTTTAAGAACTCTTGGAGGTGGTTGCCATACTCCTGTTGCAGCAAATGCTATAATTTTAAATGATGAAATAATAGTAAATGGATATTCTGCAAATGAAGATGGATCTAATTCTAGAAAAGGATTCCTAATTGGGAATAAAATTCAAAATGTAAATCTTGGTAAAAAACTTGCATTGAGTTTAAGCTAACTTGTATATAAATTGATATAATTGGAAATATTTAGTAACAAAATTTTATAATATTTTCAACTTTGTTAAGTACGTAATATTTAATTTTGATAACCAATCTTTCAATCATATTTTTTAATAAAATCATTCTTTAAATATATTTTGATAAAAGTTATTTCTGTTGTTGGAGCTAGACCCAACTTTATGAAAGCAGCACCAGTTAAGCATGCTTTTGATTCACTTAAAAATGTCACTCATTTGTTATTGCATACAGGTCAGCATTATGATGCAGCTATGAGTGATATTTTTTTTGAAGAACTTGGTATGGGCAAACCAGATCTATTTTTAGGTGTTGGAAGCGGCTCTCATGCCGAACAAACTGCTAAGATAATGATTGAGTTTGAGAAAGTATGTATTGAACAAAAACCAAACTTAGTTATTGTTTATGGAGATGTTAATTCAACTTTAGCGGCTTCAATTGTTGCTAAAAAGTTAAATATAAAAGTTGCTCATGTTGAGTCTGGTTTAAGATCTTTCGATAGGGAAATGCCAGAAGAAATAAATAGAATTGTTACAGATTCTATTACTGATTTGTTCTTTGTAACAGAAGAAAGTGGAAGAACACATTTACTTCATGATGGCAAAAAGTACGAACAAATTTTCTTTGTTGG
Above is a window of Chlorobiota bacterium DNA encoding:
- a CDS encoding DUF1501 domain-containing protein is translated as MKRRNFIQRLASTGIVLPIALGMPKLRAFAAAPEGSPFMKISGSNNDNIMILIRLAGGNDGLNTIIPYKDSNYYNLRSSDSVAIAESEVIKLPDSTTLGMHPSFKPLLDLYKEGKMSIIENVAYPNQVLSHFRSTDIWLSASDYNIFENTGWYGKYLEEVHPDYPNVMPKDPFAIEFGQYLSTTCIGVNGNMGVAIQDTSYIPGQPDVTDTIAKTHAGDEEEYVRSIIQQSNVFLNSISDASKKVTANKVTYPTGSQLGASLASVVRLIASGMKTSMYIVNVGGYDTHSDQIQRHEVLLDDLAGCVLALQRDLEAFGLDKKVCAMTISEFGRRPASNGGGSDHGSAAPQFVFGTGVIGGIIGREPNLTDLDENKNIKMQYDFRQIYSSVLGQWYGASESQIQPKPLPRHFDQLPIFEKTTTGVSVKDALAQGVNLGQNFPNPSSNGTIVPFDGIVNGIDATFVLNTMDGKVVFVSQLQPGQTSYKIDTKGLDAGNYIYSIKSGNITKSKVMTVVK
- a CDS encoding DUF1800 domain-containing protein; the protein is MNRRELLTFPTRIILKSNLVQFNKSQNHSSETRTLSVGMESYTGEWTYKQAAHLLRRCMYGVKDSEIRKAVSDGLDKTVKTLFASWTPPLDELSTWINQEPQVKPEGSPPTQQQLQDFNILYTAHKIQYQRWLLKTMVNQPVTLQEKMVQFWSNHFVTDSDTVRYAEFMNYLSQMFRTKGYGNFKQMVRDVTTDVSMLIYLDGVKNVYNAKKPGINENYAREVQELFTMGVYDWNGKENYTQKDISEMARAISGWNLTLSPKGGTDFRTNLYRTLTSTFFPATWDPGDKTIYGKTGKWKVDDVVDLMFSERGDSISKFICEKIYKAFVYNVPDRGAIGDMAKTFVDANWDVKTVLNLLLRSAHFYDESNLGAIDKSPFDYMIGLVRSLSLNGIPDFTLSDTSRLSSNLNTRLTTIGQEIANPPNVKGWEGGRLWISVSTLPTRHKFLLDVMDGKITSKINNKQTQIYTFDPISFAKGFPDYDDIHKLADNMNQFFLSTKPSSKEATLLFNTLLDGGVDYEWKIDDPAQKAGERIKKYIKAVAVLAKMQLT
- the hemC gene encoding hydroxymethylbilane synthase, producing MKNLTIGSRGSLLAIWQAKHIKQKLEQSNPNLICEIKIINTKGDLVLNKSLGEIGGKGLFTKELENALLENEIDIAVHSLKDLQTEMPEGLILACVPSRGRTEDVLIAKPGITLNNLINGAKIATGSVRRKSQLLAIRPDFNIVDVRGNVPTRIQKYKDNNWDGMILALAGLERLGITENIGEVIPVDVMIPAVAQGALGIQSLENNIEVIDLLKSIEDENTRLCVDCEREFLRTLGGGCHTPVAANAIILNDEIIVNGYSANEDGSNSRKGFLIGNKIQNVNLGKKLALSLS